The Ascaphus truei isolate aAscTru1 chromosome 3, aAscTru1.hap1, whole genome shotgun sequence genome includes a region encoding these proteins:
- the LOC142490763 gene encoding uncharacterized protein LOC142490763, translating into MSLIKVDFIVAYDTRTGDGIGATTVVVDTTRVEVATGATAEDSTSINLTGKLLWPEKYPTQKRLPLRPELALGVVAPEGHVSPETEQVSSPGSASSTHLEEHDEEDFDDDDDDDDDAAAAAIDTQIQASDHEEVPIETVLPPKRPANTTYDAIVASEGKIVEAENRRHSDLMTVLERMIALQEETVSQLAHLHRVFIEVPKQLQKINTSFEALVVQQTQANYWRMTNVPQFNTSQAGSVHAGQFSPHSSDIHSPGPNVTGQVADIAVQVPDDILPLPSVQIQQQTPTKEATKTKQDTHETDQPSLVQCLPTCSHVSVGTSPVREQSLPKSPVGESLPKSPVGESLPKSPVGESLPKSPVGESLPKSPVGESLPKSPVGESLPKSPLGESLATSPVGESLATSPVGEQSLPKSPVGESLPKSPVGESLATSPAREVPEATQSGSVVPKVGGKRKRKIQETTSRPVTRSQKEQKK; encoded by the exons ATGTCTTTGATCAAGGTTGACTTTATTGTGGCTTACG atactAGAACAGGAGATGGTATAGGAGCCACAACTGTAGTTGTAGACACAACTAGAGTTGAAGTGGCAACTGGAGCCACAGCTGAAGATTCCACCTCGATTAATTTAACAGGAAAGCTCTTGTGGCCTGAGAAGTATCCTACTCAGAAAAGGCTCCCTCTAAGGCCAGAGCTTGCGCTGGGAGTCG ttgcccctgaaggacatgtgtcacctgagactgaacaagtgtcttcacctgggtcagccagctcaacacacctagaag aacatgatgaagaggattttgatgatgatgatgatgatgatgatgatgccgccgccgccgccatagacacacaaatacaagcaagtgaccatgaagaggttccaattgaaactgttttaccgccaaaacgtccagcaaataccacatatgatgcaattgtagcttctgagggaaaaattgtggaagcagaaaatcgtcgccattctgacctgatgacagtgctggaaaggatgattgcactgcaggaagaaacagtttcacaattggcacatctccacagagtcttcattgaagtgcctaaacagttgcaaaaaatcaacacctcattcgaagcattagttgttcagcaaacacaagctaattactggagaatgactaatgtaccacaattcaacacctcacaggcaggatctgttcatgcaggtcagttttcaccacattcatctgatattcattcaccaggcccaaatgttaccggtcaagtagcagacattgctgtgcaggttcctgatgacatcctaccgctgccatctgtacaaattcagcagcagacacctacaaaggaggcgacaaaaacaaaacaagacacacatgaaacagaccaaccatcacttgtgcagtgtctaccaacttgctcacatgtgtcagtgggcacaagccctgtccgtgaacagtcactacccaaaagccctgtaggtgagtcactgcccaaaagccctgtaggtgaatcgctgcccaaaagccctgtaggtgaatcgctgcccaaaagccctgtaggtgaatcgctgcccaaaagccctgtaggtgaatcgctgcccaaaagccctgtaggtgaatcactgcccaaaagccctctaggtgagtcactggccacaagccctgtaggtgagtcactggccacaagccctgtaggtgaacagtcactacccaaaagccctgtaggtgagtcactgcccaaaagccctgtaggtgagtcactggccacaagccctgcccgtgaagtgccagaggccactcaaagtggctctgttgtgcctaaagttggtggcaaaagaaaaaggaaaattcaagagacaacaagcaggcctgttactcgctcgcaaaaggaacaaaaaaaataa